The genomic segment GAGCCATGGAACGGCGTGTACCGCTCAAACTGGTGATCGCGCTCCTGGCGGTCCTTGCCTTCCTCGGGGGCGGCCTGGTTCTGGTGCCGGCCATGATGATGATGGGCATTGCCGGAGTGTCGGAAGACGAGGCCAGCGGCGTCTCCCGGGCCCGGTGCAGCCCGATCTCCCAGACCGGTAACACCAACGTCGTGCTCAACGACGAACAGCTCGCGAACGCCCAGACGGTGATCGAGACCGGGGTCTCGCTCGACGTCCCGGCCCGCGGACTGGTCGTGGCCGTGGCGACCGCCATGCAGGAGTCGACGCTGCAGAACCTCTCCGGGGGCGACCTGGACAGTGTGGGGCTCTTCCAGCAGCGTGATGCCTGGGGTTCGCAGGCGCAGCGGACGGACCCGGAGCAGGCGGCCAAGATGTTCTACACCGGCGGTCAGGGCGGCCAGCGCGGTCTGAAGGACATCCGTGGCTGGGAGTCGATGCCGGTCACCGAGGCCGCCCAGGCCGTACAGGCATCGGCCTTCCCGTTCGCCTATGCCCGCTGGGAGTCCATGGCCTCCTCCCTGGTGGAGTCCGTGGTCGGCGACGACCCCCTGGGCTGCGACGAGAACGCGGTCGCGGCCAACCTGCCCACCGGCTCGGTCGGGAA from the Kineosporia sp. NBRC 101731 genome contains:
- a CDS encoding NlpC/P60 family protein — translated: MERRVPLKLVIALLAVLAFLGGGLVLVPAMMMMGIAGVSEDEASGVSRARCSPISQTGNTNVVLNDEQLANAQTVIETGVSLDVPARGLVVAVATAMQESTLQNLSGGDLDSVGLFQQRDAWGSQAQRTDPEQAAKMFYTGGQGGQRGLKDIRGWESMPVTEAAQAVQASAFPFAYARWESMASSLVESVVGDDPLGCDENAVAANLPTGSVGKMLQTALEQQGDPYVWGAVGPESFDCSGLIVYSWRKAGHPLRIRTAAQMMDNSTIIEPGQEKPGDLLFSALGQRGSAGHVMIVVEPGTAVQAPRTGLDVKLSKYKVDGVHNKIGRLNDSAFLQSAPAPA